From a single Phocoena sinus isolate mPhoSin1 chromosome 1, mPhoSin1.pri, whole genome shotgun sequence genomic region:
- the ZNF687 gene encoding zinc finger protein 687 isoform X3 produces the protein MGDMKTPDFDDLLAAFDIPDIDANEAIHSGPEENEGPGGPGKPEPIIGGESGEATAAAAGDGPGLPAQASDHGMPPPDVSAVSVIVKNTVCPEQSESLAGSSGGEGARAGGVTKEGSVGPRLMQNGFGGPEPSLPGTPHSPAPPSGGTWKEKSMEGKAPLDLFAHFGPEPGEHPDPLPPSAPSPPREGAMTPPPFSSPFELARENGPALLPPGSPPLLGALKQESCSPLHPQSLPGSGSSPEATVVPASVSPSRVAAVSFFKKSPGHQSPLASPKVPSCQPLKEEEDEGPVDKSPPGSPQSPSSGAEAADEDSNDSPASSSSSRPLKVRIKTIKTSCGNITRTVTRVPSDPDPPAPLPEGGFLAEASLLKLSPATPTPEGPKVVSVQLGDGTRLKGTVLPVATIQNASTAMLMAASVARKAVVLPGGTAPSPKTMAKNVLGLVPQALPKAEGRAGLGSGGQKVNGASVVMVQPSKPATGPGAGGGTVISRTQSSLVEAFNKILNSKNLLPAYRPNLSPPAEAGLALPPTGYRCLECGDAFSLEKSLARHYDRRSMRIEVTCNHCARRLVFFNKCSLLLHAREHKDKGLVMQCSHLVMRPVALDQMVGQPDITPLLAVPPALGPPALPALGKGDGAVTSSAVTAVAAEAPVLPLSAEPPAAPATSAYTCFRCLECKEQCRDKAGMAAHFQQLGPPAPGATSNVCPTCPMMLPNRCSFSAHQRMHKNRPPHVCPECGGNFLQANFQTHLREACLHFSRRVGYRCPSCAVVFGGVNSIKSHIQTSHCEVFHKCPICPMAFKSAPSAHAHLYTQHPSFHTQQAKMIYKCAMCDTVFTHKPLLSSHFDQHLLPQRVSVFKCPSCPLLFAQKRTMLEHLKNTHQSGRSGEETPGKGAGGALLTPKTEPEELAVSRGGAAAPTEESSSSSEEEELPSSPEPPRPTKRPRRELGSKGVKGGGGGPGGWTCGLCHSWFPERDEYVGHMKKEHGKSVKKFPCRLCERSFCSAPSLRRHVRVNHEGIKRVYPCRSEWTDG, from the exons ATGGGGGACATGAAGACCCCTGATTTTGATGACCTCCTTGCTGCCTTTGACATCCCCGACATTGATGCAAATGAAGCCATACACTCTGGGCCAGAAGAAAATGAGGGGCCAGGAGGCCCAGGGAAGCCAGAACCCATTATAGGAGGTGAATCTGGAGAAGCAACAGCAGCAGCTGCCGGGGATGGCCCTGGCTTGCCCGCCCAGGCCTCTGACCATGGCATGCCACCACCAGACGTCTCAGCAGTCAGCGTCATTGTCAAGAACACTGTGTGTCCTGAGCAGTCGGAGTCCCTGGCTGGGAGTTCAGGAGGGGAAGGGGCCCGGGCTGGGGGAGTGACTAAGGAAGGGTCTGTGGGACCTCGTCTGATGCAAAATGGTTTTGGGGGCCCTGAGCCATCCCTTCCAGGAACCCCGCACTCTCCAGCTCCTCCCAGTGGAGGTACCTGGAAAGAAAAATCCATGGAAGGCAAAGCTCCCCTGGACCTCTTTGCTCATTTTGGGCCTGAGCCAGGGGAGCACCCtgatccccttcctccctctgcgcCCTCCCCACCTCGGGAAGGGGCCATGACCccacctcctttctcctctccctttgAGCTGGCCCGGGAGAATGGCCCAGCCCTGCTGCCTCCTGGTTCTCCCCCACTGCTGGGGGCCTTGAAGCAGGAAAGCTGCAGCCCTCTTCATCCCCAGAGCCTCCCAGGCTCAGGCTCTAGCCCTGAGGCCACGGTCGTCCCTGCCAGTGTCTCCCCTTCCCGGGTTGCAGCGGTGTCCTTCTTCAAGAAGTCTCCAGGGCACCAGAGCCCTCTTGCCTCCCCTAAAGTGCCCAGCTGTCAGCCCCtaaaggaggaagaggatgagggACCAGTGGACAAGTCTCCCCCAGGAAGTCCCCAGAGTCCCTCTAGTGGAGCCGAGGCTGCAGATGAGGACAGCAATGACTCCCctgcctcctccagctcctctaGGCCCCTCAAGGTACGGATTAAGACCATTAAAACATCCTGCGGGAACATCACAAGGACTGTAACCCGGGTCCCCTCAGACCCTGATCCCCCTGCCCCCTTGCCTGAAGGGGGCTTCCTGGCAGAGGCTAGCCTCCTCAAGCTGTCCCCCGCAACCCCGACCCCTGAGGGTCCAAAGGTGGTGAGTGTCCAGCTGGGTGATGGCACAAGGCTGAAGGGCACCGTGCTGCCCGTGGCCACCATCCAGAACGCAAGCACTGCCATGCTGATGGCAGCCAGTGTGGCCCGCAAAGCCGTGGTTCTGCCTGGAGGCACTGCCCCCAGCCCTAAGACGATGGCTAAGAATGTGCTGGGTCTGGTGCCCCAAGCGCTGCCCAAGgctgaggggagggcagggctggggtccgGGGGGCAGAAGGTGAACGGTGCCTCGGTGGTGATGGTGCAGCCCTCTAAGCCGGCCACCGggccgggggcagggggtggcaCGGTGATCTCACGGACCCAGTCCAGCCTGGTGGAGGCCTTCAACAAGATCCTCAACAGCAAGAACCTGCTGCCTGCCTACCGGCCAAACCTGAGTCCACCGGCTGAGGCCGGGCTGGCCCTGCCGCCCACGGGCTACCGCTGCCTCGAGTGTGGGGACGCCTTCTCGTTGGAGAAGAGCCTGGCGCGACACTATGACCGCCGGAGCATGCGCATCGAGGTCACCTGCAACCACTGTGCCCGCCGCCTAGTCTTCTTCAACAAGTGCAGCCTGCTGCTGCATGCCCGTGAGCACAAGGACAAGGGGCTCGTCATGCAGTGCTCGCACCTGGTCATGAGGCCGGTGGCCCTGGACCAGATGGTGGGGCAGCCGGACATCACGCCCCTGCTGGCTGTCCCACCTGCCCTCGGACCTCCAGCCTTGCCTGCCTTGGGCAAGGGTGACGGGGCCGTCACCTCCTCCGCCGTTACTGCAGTTGCCGCTGAGGCCCCTGTGCTGCCACTCTCAGCCGAGCCGCCTGCCGCCCCTGCCACCTCTGCTTACACCTGCTTCCGCTGCCTGGAGTGCAAGGAGCAGTGCCGGGACAAGGCCGGCATGGCTGCCCACTTCCAGCAGCTCGGGCCCCCCGCCCCTGGCGCCACCAGCAAT GTGTGCCCAACTTGCCCCATGATGCTCCCCAATCGCTGCAGCTTCAGCGCCCACCAGCGCATGCATAAGAACCGACCTCCCCACGTCTGCCCTGAGTGCGGAGGCAACTTTCTCCAAGCCAATTTTCAGACCCACCTCCGGGAGGCCTGTCTGCATTTCTCTCGTCGCGTAGGATACAG GTGCCCCAGCTGTGCAGTGGTGTTTGGGGGTGTGAACTCCATCAAGTCCCACATCCAGACGTCACACTGCGAGGTTTTCCACAAGTGCCCCATCTGCCCTATGGCCTTCAAGTCTGCACCCAGCGCTCACGCCCACCTCTACACCCAGCATCCTAGCTTCCACACGCAGCAGGCCAA GATGATCTACAAGTGCGCTATGTGTGACACAGTCTTCACTCACAAACCCCTCCTCTCCTCGCACTTCGACCAGCACTTGCTGCCCCAGCGTGTCAGCGTCTTTAAGTGCCCATCTTGTCCTCTGCTTTTTGCCCAAAAAAGGACCATGCTGGAACATCTCAAG AACACACATCAGTCTGGGCGCTCGGGGGAGGAGACTCCTGGGAAAGGGGCCGGGGGTGCCCTTCTGACCCCCAAGACTGAGCCTGAGGAGCTGGCTGTGTCTCGGGGAGGAGCAGCTGCCCCTACTGAGGAGTCTTCTTCATCCTCAGAAGAGGAAGAACTGCCCAGCTCCCCTGAGCCCCCTCGCCCAACCAAACGGCCCCGGCGAGAACTGGGGAGCAAAGGCGTcaagggcgggggtgggggccctGGAGGCTGGACCTGTGGCCTTTGTCACTCCTGGTTCCCTGAGCGTGACGAGTATGTGGGTCACATGAAGAAGGAGCATGGCAAG TCAGTGAAGAAGTTTCCGTGCCGCCTGTGTGAGCGCTCCTTCTGCTCCGCCCCCAGCCTGAGGCGCCACGTCAGGGTCAATCACGAGGGTATCAAGCGAGTTTACCCATGCAG GTCTGAGTGGACTGACGGTTGA
- the ZNF687 gene encoding zinc finger protein 687 isoform X2 — protein sequence MGDMKTPDFDDLLAAFDIPDIDANEAIHSGPEENEGPGGPGKPEPIIGGESGEATAAAAGDGPGLPAQASDHGMPPPDVSAVSVIVKNTVCPEQSESLAGSSGGEGARAGGVTKEGSVGPRLMQNGFGGPEPSLPGTPHSPAPPSGGTWKEKSMEGKAPLDLFAHFGPEPGEHPDPLPPSAPSPPREGAMTPPPFSSPFELARENGPALLPPGSPPLLGALKQESCSPLHPQSLPGSGSSPEATVVPASVSPSRVAAVSFFKKSPGHQSPLASPKVPSCQPLKEEEDEGPVDKSPPGSPQSPSSGAEAADEDSNDSPASSSSSRPLKVRIKTIKTSCGNITRTVTRVPSDPDPPAPLPEGGFLAEASLLKLSPATPTPEGPKVVSVQLGDGTRLKGTVLPVATIQNASTAMLMAASVARKAVVLPGGTAPSPKTMAKNVLGLVPQALPKAEGRAGLGSGGQKVNGASVVMVQPSKPATGPGAGGGTVISRTQSSLVEAFNKILNSKNLLPAYRPNLSPPAEAGLALPPTGYRCLECGDAFSLEKSLARHYDRRSMRIEVTCNHCARRLVFFNKCSLLLHAREHKDKGLVMQCSHLVMRPVALDQMVGQPDITPLLAVPPALGPPALPALGKGDGAVTSSAVTAVAAEAPVLPLSAEPPAAPATSAYTCFRCLECKEQCRDKAGMAAHFQQLGPPAPGATSNVCPTCPMMLPNRCSFSAHQRMHKNRPPHVCPECGGNFLQANFQTHLREACLHFSRRVGYRCPSCAVVFGGVNSIKSHIQTSHCEVFHKCPICPMAFKSAPSAHAHLYTQHPSFHTQQAKMIYKCAMCDTVFTHKPLLSSHFDQHLLPQRVSVFKCPSCPLLFAQKRTMLEHLKNTHQSGRSGEETPGKGAGGALLTPKTEPEELAVSRGGAAAPTEESSSSSEEEELPSSPEPPRPTKRPRRELGSKGVKGGGGGPGGWTCGLCHSWFPERDEYVGHMKKEHGKSVKKFPCRLCERSFCSAPSLRRHVRVNHEGIKRVYPCSTFPPAS from the exons ATGGGGGACATGAAGACCCCTGATTTTGATGACCTCCTTGCTGCCTTTGACATCCCCGACATTGATGCAAATGAAGCCATACACTCTGGGCCAGAAGAAAATGAGGGGCCAGGAGGCCCAGGGAAGCCAGAACCCATTATAGGAGGTGAATCTGGAGAAGCAACAGCAGCAGCTGCCGGGGATGGCCCTGGCTTGCCCGCCCAGGCCTCTGACCATGGCATGCCACCACCAGACGTCTCAGCAGTCAGCGTCATTGTCAAGAACACTGTGTGTCCTGAGCAGTCGGAGTCCCTGGCTGGGAGTTCAGGAGGGGAAGGGGCCCGGGCTGGGGGAGTGACTAAGGAAGGGTCTGTGGGACCTCGTCTGATGCAAAATGGTTTTGGGGGCCCTGAGCCATCCCTTCCAGGAACCCCGCACTCTCCAGCTCCTCCCAGTGGAGGTACCTGGAAAGAAAAATCCATGGAAGGCAAAGCTCCCCTGGACCTCTTTGCTCATTTTGGGCCTGAGCCAGGGGAGCACCCtgatccccttcctccctctgcgcCCTCCCCACCTCGGGAAGGGGCCATGACCccacctcctttctcctctccctttgAGCTGGCCCGGGAGAATGGCCCAGCCCTGCTGCCTCCTGGTTCTCCCCCACTGCTGGGGGCCTTGAAGCAGGAAAGCTGCAGCCCTCTTCATCCCCAGAGCCTCCCAGGCTCAGGCTCTAGCCCTGAGGCCACGGTCGTCCCTGCCAGTGTCTCCCCTTCCCGGGTTGCAGCGGTGTCCTTCTTCAAGAAGTCTCCAGGGCACCAGAGCCCTCTTGCCTCCCCTAAAGTGCCCAGCTGTCAGCCCCtaaaggaggaagaggatgagggACCAGTGGACAAGTCTCCCCCAGGAAGTCCCCAGAGTCCCTCTAGTGGAGCCGAGGCTGCAGATGAGGACAGCAATGACTCCCctgcctcctccagctcctctaGGCCCCTCAAGGTACGGATTAAGACCATTAAAACATCCTGCGGGAACATCACAAGGACTGTAACCCGGGTCCCCTCAGACCCTGATCCCCCTGCCCCCTTGCCTGAAGGGGGCTTCCTGGCAGAGGCTAGCCTCCTCAAGCTGTCCCCCGCAACCCCGACCCCTGAGGGTCCAAAGGTGGTGAGTGTCCAGCTGGGTGATGGCACAAGGCTGAAGGGCACCGTGCTGCCCGTGGCCACCATCCAGAACGCAAGCACTGCCATGCTGATGGCAGCCAGTGTGGCCCGCAAAGCCGTGGTTCTGCCTGGAGGCACTGCCCCCAGCCCTAAGACGATGGCTAAGAATGTGCTGGGTCTGGTGCCCCAAGCGCTGCCCAAGgctgaggggagggcagggctggggtccgGGGGGCAGAAGGTGAACGGTGCCTCGGTGGTGATGGTGCAGCCCTCTAAGCCGGCCACCGggccgggggcagggggtggcaCGGTGATCTCACGGACCCAGTCCAGCCTGGTGGAGGCCTTCAACAAGATCCTCAACAGCAAGAACCTGCTGCCTGCCTACCGGCCAAACCTGAGTCCACCGGCTGAGGCCGGGCTGGCCCTGCCGCCCACGGGCTACCGCTGCCTCGAGTGTGGGGACGCCTTCTCGTTGGAGAAGAGCCTGGCGCGACACTATGACCGCCGGAGCATGCGCATCGAGGTCACCTGCAACCACTGTGCCCGCCGCCTAGTCTTCTTCAACAAGTGCAGCCTGCTGCTGCATGCCCGTGAGCACAAGGACAAGGGGCTCGTCATGCAGTGCTCGCACCTGGTCATGAGGCCGGTGGCCCTGGACCAGATGGTGGGGCAGCCGGACATCACGCCCCTGCTGGCTGTCCCACCTGCCCTCGGACCTCCAGCCTTGCCTGCCTTGGGCAAGGGTGACGGGGCCGTCACCTCCTCCGCCGTTACTGCAGTTGCCGCTGAGGCCCCTGTGCTGCCACTCTCAGCCGAGCCGCCTGCCGCCCCTGCCACCTCTGCTTACACCTGCTTCCGCTGCCTGGAGTGCAAGGAGCAGTGCCGGGACAAGGCCGGCATGGCTGCCCACTTCCAGCAGCTCGGGCCCCCCGCCCCTGGCGCCACCAGCAAT GTGTGCCCAACTTGCCCCATGATGCTCCCCAATCGCTGCAGCTTCAGCGCCCACCAGCGCATGCATAAGAACCGACCTCCCCACGTCTGCCCTGAGTGCGGAGGCAACTTTCTCCAAGCCAATTTTCAGACCCACCTCCGGGAGGCCTGTCTGCATTTCTCTCGTCGCGTAGGATACAG GTGCCCCAGCTGTGCAGTGGTGTTTGGGGGTGTGAACTCCATCAAGTCCCACATCCAGACGTCACACTGCGAGGTTTTCCACAAGTGCCCCATCTGCCCTATGGCCTTCAAGTCTGCACCCAGCGCTCACGCCCACCTCTACACCCAGCATCCTAGCTTCCACACGCAGCAGGCCAA GATGATCTACAAGTGCGCTATGTGTGACACAGTCTTCACTCACAAACCCCTCCTCTCCTCGCACTTCGACCAGCACTTGCTGCCCCAGCGTGTCAGCGTCTTTAAGTGCCCATCTTGTCCTCTGCTTTTTGCCCAAAAAAGGACCATGCTGGAACATCTCAAG AACACACATCAGTCTGGGCGCTCGGGGGAGGAGACTCCTGGGAAAGGGGCCGGGGGTGCCCTTCTGACCCCCAAGACTGAGCCTGAGGAGCTGGCTGTGTCTCGGGGAGGAGCAGCTGCCCCTACTGAGGAGTCTTCTTCATCCTCAGAAGAGGAAGAACTGCCCAGCTCCCCTGAGCCCCCTCGCCCAACCAAACGGCCCCGGCGAGAACTGGGGAGCAAAGGCGTcaagggcgggggtgggggccctGGAGGCTGGACCTGTGGCCTTTGTCACTCCTGGTTCCCTGAGCGTGACGAGTATGTGGGTCACATGAAGAAGGAGCATGGCAAG TCAGTGAAGAAGTTTCCGTGCCGCCTGTGTGAGCGCTCCTTCTGCTCCGCCCCCAGCCTGAGGCGCCACGTCAGGGTCAATCACGAGGGTATCAAGCGAGTTTACCCATGCAG TACCTTCCCACCTGCCTCTTAG
- the ZNF687 gene encoding zinc finger protein 687 isoform X1 → MGDMKTPDFDDLLAAFDIPDIDANEAIHSGPEENEGPGGPGKPEPIIGGESGEATAAAAGDGPGLPAQASDHGMPPPDVSAVSVIVKNTVCPEQSESLAGSSGGEGARAGGVTKEGSVGPRLMQNGFGGPEPSLPGTPHSPAPPSGGTWKEKSMEGKAPLDLFAHFGPEPGEHPDPLPPSAPSPPREGAMTPPPFSSPFELARENGPALLPPGSPPLLGALKQESCSPLHPQSLPGSGSSPEATVVPASVSPSRVAAVSFFKKSPGHQSPLASPKVPSCQPLKEEEDEGPVDKSPPGSPQSPSSGAEAADEDSNDSPASSSSSRPLKVRIKTIKTSCGNITRTVTRVPSDPDPPAPLPEGGFLAEASLLKLSPATPTPEGPKVVSVQLGDGTRLKGTVLPVATIQNASTAMLMAASVARKAVVLPGGTAPSPKTMAKNVLGLVPQALPKAEGRAGLGSGGQKVNGASVVMVQPSKPATGPGAGGGTVISRTQSSLVEAFNKILNSKNLLPAYRPNLSPPAEAGLALPPTGYRCLECGDAFSLEKSLARHYDRRSMRIEVTCNHCARRLVFFNKCSLLLHAREHKDKGLVMQCSHLVMRPVALDQMVGQPDITPLLAVPPALGPPALPALGKGDGAVTSSAVTAVAAEAPVLPLSAEPPAAPATSAYTCFRCLECKEQCRDKAGMAAHFQQLGPPAPGATSNVCPTCPMMLPNRCSFSAHQRMHKNRPPHVCPECGGNFLQANFQTHLREACLHFSRRVGYRCPSCAVVFGGVNSIKSHIQTSHCEVFHKCPICPMAFKSAPSAHAHLYTQHPSFHTQQAKMIYKCAMCDTVFTHKPLLSSHFDQHLLPQRVSVFKCPSCPLLFAQKRTMLEHLKNTHQSGRSGEETPGKGAGGALLTPKTEPEELAVSRGGAAAPTEESSSSSEEEELPSSPEPPRPTKRPRRELGSKGVKGGGGGPGGWTCGLCHSWFPERDEYVGHMKKEHGKSVKKFPCRLCERSFCSAPSLRRHVRVNHEGIKRVYPCRYCTEGKRTFSSRLILEKHVQVRHGLPLGAQSPGRGNALARGPGARAQGPGRKRRQSSDSCSEEPDSTTPPAKSPRGGPGAGGHGPLHYRSSSSAEQSLMAGLRVDGGAQQCLDCGLCFASPGSLSRHRFISHKKKRGVGSASALGLGDGEEETAPPSRSDPEGGDSPLPAAGGPLTCKVCGKSCDSPLNLKTHFRTHGMAFIRARQGGSGDN, encoded by the exons ATGGGGGACATGAAGACCCCTGATTTTGATGACCTCCTTGCTGCCTTTGACATCCCCGACATTGATGCAAATGAAGCCATACACTCTGGGCCAGAAGAAAATGAGGGGCCAGGAGGCCCAGGGAAGCCAGAACCCATTATAGGAGGTGAATCTGGAGAAGCAACAGCAGCAGCTGCCGGGGATGGCCCTGGCTTGCCCGCCCAGGCCTCTGACCATGGCATGCCACCACCAGACGTCTCAGCAGTCAGCGTCATTGTCAAGAACACTGTGTGTCCTGAGCAGTCGGAGTCCCTGGCTGGGAGTTCAGGAGGGGAAGGGGCCCGGGCTGGGGGAGTGACTAAGGAAGGGTCTGTGGGACCTCGTCTGATGCAAAATGGTTTTGGGGGCCCTGAGCCATCCCTTCCAGGAACCCCGCACTCTCCAGCTCCTCCCAGTGGAGGTACCTGGAAAGAAAAATCCATGGAAGGCAAAGCTCCCCTGGACCTCTTTGCTCATTTTGGGCCTGAGCCAGGGGAGCACCCtgatccccttcctccctctgcgcCCTCCCCACCTCGGGAAGGGGCCATGACCccacctcctttctcctctccctttgAGCTGGCCCGGGAGAATGGCCCAGCCCTGCTGCCTCCTGGTTCTCCCCCACTGCTGGGGGCCTTGAAGCAGGAAAGCTGCAGCCCTCTTCATCCCCAGAGCCTCCCAGGCTCAGGCTCTAGCCCTGAGGCCACGGTCGTCCCTGCCAGTGTCTCCCCTTCCCGGGTTGCAGCGGTGTCCTTCTTCAAGAAGTCTCCAGGGCACCAGAGCCCTCTTGCCTCCCCTAAAGTGCCCAGCTGTCAGCCCCtaaaggaggaagaggatgagggACCAGTGGACAAGTCTCCCCCAGGAAGTCCCCAGAGTCCCTCTAGTGGAGCCGAGGCTGCAGATGAGGACAGCAATGACTCCCctgcctcctccagctcctctaGGCCCCTCAAGGTACGGATTAAGACCATTAAAACATCCTGCGGGAACATCACAAGGACTGTAACCCGGGTCCCCTCAGACCCTGATCCCCCTGCCCCCTTGCCTGAAGGGGGCTTCCTGGCAGAGGCTAGCCTCCTCAAGCTGTCCCCCGCAACCCCGACCCCTGAGGGTCCAAAGGTGGTGAGTGTCCAGCTGGGTGATGGCACAAGGCTGAAGGGCACCGTGCTGCCCGTGGCCACCATCCAGAACGCAAGCACTGCCATGCTGATGGCAGCCAGTGTGGCCCGCAAAGCCGTGGTTCTGCCTGGAGGCACTGCCCCCAGCCCTAAGACGATGGCTAAGAATGTGCTGGGTCTGGTGCCCCAAGCGCTGCCCAAGgctgaggggagggcagggctggggtccgGGGGGCAGAAGGTGAACGGTGCCTCGGTGGTGATGGTGCAGCCCTCTAAGCCGGCCACCGggccgggggcagggggtggcaCGGTGATCTCACGGACCCAGTCCAGCCTGGTGGAGGCCTTCAACAAGATCCTCAACAGCAAGAACCTGCTGCCTGCCTACCGGCCAAACCTGAGTCCACCGGCTGAGGCCGGGCTGGCCCTGCCGCCCACGGGCTACCGCTGCCTCGAGTGTGGGGACGCCTTCTCGTTGGAGAAGAGCCTGGCGCGACACTATGACCGCCGGAGCATGCGCATCGAGGTCACCTGCAACCACTGTGCCCGCCGCCTAGTCTTCTTCAACAAGTGCAGCCTGCTGCTGCATGCCCGTGAGCACAAGGACAAGGGGCTCGTCATGCAGTGCTCGCACCTGGTCATGAGGCCGGTGGCCCTGGACCAGATGGTGGGGCAGCCGGACATCACGCCCCTGCTGGCTGTCCCACCTGCCCTCGGACCTCCAGCCTTGCCTGCCTTGGGCAAGGGTGACGGGGCCGTCACCTCCTCCGCCGTTACTGCAGTTGCCGCTGAGGCCCCTGTGCTGCCACTCTCAGCCGAGCCGCCTGCCGCCCCTGCCACCTCTGCTTACACCTGCTTCCGCTGCCTGGAGTGCAAGGAGCAGTGCCGGGACAAGGCCGGCATGGCTGCCCACTTCCAGCAGCTCGGGCCCCCCGCCCCTGGCGCCACCAGCAAT GTGTGCCCAACTTGCCCCATGATGCTCCCCAATCGCTGCAGCTTCAGCGCCCACCAGCGCATGCATAAGAACCGACCTCCCCACGTCTGCCCTGAGTGCGGAGGCAACTTTCTCCAAGCCAATTTTCAGACCCACCTCCGGGAGGCCTGTCTGCATTTCTCTCGTCGCGTAGGATACAG GTGCCCCAGCTGTGCAGTGGTGTTTGGGGGTGTGAACTCCATCAAGTCCCACATCCAGACGTCACACTGCGAGGTTTTCCACAAGTGCCCCATCTGCCCTATGGCCTTCAAGTCTGCACCCAGCGCTCACGCCCACCTCTACACCCAGCATCCTAGCTTCCACACGCAGCAGGCCAA GATGATCTACAAGTGCGCTATGTGTGACACAGTCTTCACTCACAAACCCCTCCTCTCCTCGCACTTCGACCAGCACTTGCTGCCCCAGCGTGTCAGCGTCTTTAAGTGCCCATCTTGTCCTCTGCTTTTTGCCCAAAAAAGGACCATGCTGGAACATCTCAAG AACACACATCAGTCTGGGCGCTCGGGGGAGGAGACTCCTGGGAAAGGGGCCGGGGGTGCCCTTCTGACCCCCAAGACTGAGCCTGAGGAGCTGGCTGTGTCTCGGGGAGGAGCAGCTGCCCCTACTGAGGAGTCTTCTTCATCCTCAGAAGAGGAAGAACTGCCCAGCTCCCCTGAGCCCCCTCGCCCAACCAAACGGCCCCGGCGAGAACTGGGGAGCAAAGGCGTcaagggcgggggtgggggccctGGAGGCTGGACCTGTGGCCTTTGTCACTCCTGGTTCCCTGAGCGTGACGAGTATGTGGGTCACATGAAGAAGGAGCATGGCAAG TCAGTGAAGAAGTTTCCGTGCCGCCTGTGTGAGCGCTCCTTCTGCTCCGCCCCCAGCCTGAGGCGCCACGTCAGGGTCAATCACGAGGGTATCAAGCGAGTTTACCCATGCAG GTATTGCACAGAGGGAAAACGCACCTTCAGCAGCCGCCTGATCCTGGAGAAACACGTCCAGGTCCGGCATGGCTTGCCGCTCGGGGCCCAGTCCCCTGGCCGGGGGAACGCCCTGGCTCGGGGCCCTGGTGCCAGAGCCCAG GGGCCGGGACGGAAACGCCGCCAGTCCTCTGACTCTTGCAGTGAGGAGCCTGACAGCACGACACCTCCAGCCAAGTCCCCCAGGGGCGGCCCCGGGGCGGGAGGCCACGGCCCCCTGCACTACCGGAGCAGCAGCTCAGCGGAGCAGAGCCTCATGGCGGGGTTGAGGGTGGATGGCGGTGCCCAGCAGTGCCTCGACTGCGGCTTGTGTTTCGCCTCGCCTGGCTCCCTGAGCCGGCACCGTTTCATCAGCCACAAGAAGAAACGGGGTGTGGGGAGTGCCAGTGCCCTgggcctgggggatggggaggaagaAACTGCCCCTCCTTCCAGGTCTGACCCAGAGGGGGGAGATTCACCCTTGCCAGCTGCTGGAGGCCCACTGACATGTAAGGTCTGTGGCAAGAGCTGCGACAGCCCTCTCAACCTCAAGACCCATTTCCGCACACACGGCATGGCATTCATCAGGGCTCGGCAAGGGGGCAGTGGGGACAACTAG